The following coding sequences lie in one Candidatus Tanganyikabacteria bacterium genomic window:
- the obgE gene encoding GTPase ObgE, with protein sequence MFIDRATIKVTSGAGGDGAVAFRHEKYVAHGGPSGGDGGHGGSVVLVATEDLQTLLDFQYKREFAAQPGKSGGTTNKTGKSGEDLQVRVPCGTVVYDAESGELLADLVDPGETFVAAKGGRGGRGNASFATPTNRAPTTAERGGPAEARALRLELKLLADVGLVGLPNAGKSTLISAVSAARPKIADYPFTTLEPHLGVVRFGEGEHIVLADVPGLIEGAHKGAGLGHEFLRHLERTRVLVHVVDLSGGLEGRDPLEDWRTIERELAQYSPELAGRPRLAAFNKIDLPEAQAHLDRVGAELATQGIPAFPVSAATRQGLDPLLNHLRRLVAETPAPPRFEPAPAAQKPREAGPPFAITRHNDTFVVTGPAVDPLVAGHRLDSVEAAARLERNLTRLGVYEALRSRGVKDGDTVRIGDMEFTYVE encoded by the coding sequence ATGTTCATCGATCGGGCGACCATCAAGGTCACCAGCGGGGCGGGAGGCGACGGCGCCGTCGCGTTCCGGCACGAGAAGTACGTCGCTCACGGCGGGCCGTCGGGCGGCGACGGCGGCCATGGCGGCAGCGTGGTCCTGGTCGCGACCGAGGATCTCCAGACCCTGCTCGACTTCCAGTACAAGCGGGAGTTTGCCGCACAGCCGGGCAAATCGGGCGGCACGACCAACAAGACCGGCAAGAGCGGCGAGGACCTGCAGGTGCGGGTCCCCTGCGGGACGGTGGTGTACGACGCGGAGTCCGGCGAGTTGCTGGCCGATCTCGTCGATCCGGGCGAGACGTTCGTGGCCGCCAAGGGCGGCCGCGGCGGGCGGGGCAACGCGTCGTTCGCGACGCCGACCAACCGGGCGCCCACGACCGCCGAACGCGGCGGCCCCGCCGAGGCGCGCGCGTTGCGGCTGGAACTCAAGCTCCTGGCCGACGTCGGCCTCGTGGGCCTGCCCAACGCGGGGAAGAGCACGTTGATCTCGGCCGTCTCGGCCGCGCGGCCCAAGATCGCCGACTACCCGTTCACGACCCTCGAACCGCACCTGGGCGTCGTGCGCTTCGGCGAGGGCGAGCACATCGTGCTGGCCGACGTGCCCGGCCTGATCGAGGGCGCTCACAAGGGCGCGGGCCTGGGCCACGAGTTCCTGCGCCATCTCGAACGCACCCGCGTGCTGGTCCACGTGGTGGACCTGTCGGGCGGCCTGGAGGGCCGCGATCCGCTCGAGGACTGGCGCACCATCGAGCGCGAACTGGCGCAATACAGCCCCGAACTGGCCGGCCGGCCGCGGCTTGCCGCCTTCAACAAGATCGATCTGCCTGAGGCCCAGGCGCACCTCGACCGGGTGGGCGCCGAACTCGCGACCCAGGGCATCCCGGCGTTCCCGGTCTCGGCGGCTACGCGGCAGGGACTCGATCCGCTCCTCAACCATCTGCGGCGGCTGGTAGCCGAGACGCCCGCCCCGCCACGCTTCGAGCCGGCGCCGGCCGCGCAGAAGCCGCGGGAAGCCGGCCCGCCCTTCGCCATCACGCGCCACAACGACACGTTCGTCGTGACCGGCCCGGCCGTCGATCCGCTCGTCGCCGGCCATCGCCTGGATAGCGTGGAGGCCGCGGCCAGGCTGGAGCGCAACCTCACGCGCCTGGGGGTCTACGAGGCCTTGCGTTCCCGTGGCGTCAAGGACGGCGACACCGTGCGCATCGGCGACATGGAGTTCACCTACGTCGAATGA
- a CDS encoding tetratricopeptide repeat protein, with the protein MAVSLAGALIGRSAERAALEAAYAAAAAGRPGIALLSGDPGLGRTAVLDHLVRHAGEAGGRGVIASCFPVGQRAAYGVLGSLLLALVGVAPATPAGDVARTLERFAARLPEPERHLALLGRLVGVESGSRALGGMQPAALAFATFAALDDLIRLVAAERPLVLAIDDVHWADKGSVAWVETLGQRLSATRGSFPVLIAASALAGSLRLGQPASALVSLARLELAPLSLIDAMEVASRWLGAKVASQPPSVRTLVKRVLDRAAGNPGYIQETLRALEDGGTLRQEHGAWSAAEDSAAVTLPAWIESAVAARLMALPAALAEKLRVAAVIGPTVPPEVMRRLLEDGFGRAVADLIRLKLLVETQSGHLQFASEALRSSCYEGTAEASRQSLHAQVGEALEQLAGDGERAFKYLVLSGDRARAANMPEQAREAYKEALVWADRLAERGKAPPDHDLLLALATAEIQVGASDAALATLGRIRRRDPAYWRTKAVAHERKGLLQDALDACIEGERAAAAAPLELARSLAASADILRRLGRFAEAIDRGERARTLFGGFETPAEAAVVHGVIGLCHHRLGDWERALSCHNEALRLRERVGDQEGTANSLNNIGMIEASLGRLGEAEADYGRAFQIFCKIGNRPGATMALNNLGDVHLKQGDVDRAEKCLLEAKALADEMNFVTEQITTSANLAEVYTKRGDTQAAIKLLEGCAGLAVRIGQREFLPDLHAGRAQAYLAGGDLRSARRAFQEAGDAARSLANFAMAARLEDSLRDLERRLARGD; encoded by the coding sequence ATGGCCGTGTCGCTTGCGGGGGCCTTGATCGGGCGTTCTGCCGAACGAGCCGCGCTGGAGGCCGCGTACGCCGCCGCCGCGGCCGGCCGGCCGGGGATCGCGCTGCTGTCGGGCGATCCGGGCCTGGGGCGCACGGCCGTGCTCGACCACCTGGTCCGGCACGCCGGGGAGGCGGGCGGGCGGGGGGTGATCGCGAGCTGTTTCCCGGTCGGGCAACGCGCCGCCTACGGCGTGCTCGGGTCGCTGCTCCTGGCCCTGGTCGGCGTGGCCCCCGCGACGCCGGCGGGCGACGTCGCCCGGACCCTGGAGCGCTTTGCCGCCAGGCTTCCCGAACCCGAGCGACACCTCGCCCTCCTGGGGCGCCTGGTGGGGGTCGAGTCCGGGTCGCGGGCGCTCGGCGGCATGCAGCCAGCGGCGCTGGCCTTCGCCACGTTTGCCGCCCTGGACGATCTCATCAGGCTGGTCGCGGCCGAGCGGCCGCTCGTGTTGGCCATCGACGACGTCCACTGGGCGGACAAGGGCTCCGTCGCGTGGGTCGAGACCCTGGGACAGCGCCTCTCGGCCACGCGCGGCTCCTTCCCCGTGCTGATCGCCGCCAGCGCGCTGGCCGGCAGCCTGCGGCTCGGGCAACCGGCCAGTGCGCTGGTGTCGCTCGCGCGGCTGGAGCTCGCGCCGCTATCGTTGATCGACGCCATGGAGGTCGCCTCCCGCTGGCTGGGAGCCAAGGTGGCGTCGCAGCCGCCATCCGTGCGGACCCTGGTAAAGCGCGTCCTGGATCGGGCGGCGGGCAACCCGGGCTATATCCAGGAGACGCTGCGCGCGCTGGAGGACGGCGGCACGCTCCGGCAGGAGCATGGGGCCTGGTCCGCGGCCGAGGACTCCGCCGCCGTGACCCTCCCGGCCTGGATCGAGTCGGCCGTCGCCGCGCGCCTCATGGCGCTGCCGGCCGCCCTGGCCGAGAAGCTGCGCGTGGCGGCGGTCATCGGCCCCACGGTGCCGCCGGAGGTGATGCGCCGCCTGCTCGAGGACGGCTTCGGCCGCGCCGTGGCCGACCTCATCCGGCTGAAGCTGCTGGTCGAGACGCAGAGTGGCCACCTCCAGTTCGCGAGCGAGGCGCTGCGCAGCTCCTGCTACGAGGGGACCGCGGAAGCCTCGCGGCAATCGCTGCATGCCCAGGTGGGCGAGGCGCTGGAGCAACTGGCCGGCGATGGAGAGCGCGCCTTCAAGTACCTGGTGCTCTCGGGCGATCGGGCGCGCGCCGCCAACATGCCCGAGCAGGCCCGGGAAGCCTACAAGGAAGCGCTCGTCTGGGCCGACCGCCTGGCCGAGCGCGGCAAGGCGCCGCCCGATCATGACCTGCTCCTGGCCCTCGCCACCGCCGAGATCCAGGTGGGGGCCAGCGATGCCGCGCTGGCGACGCTGGGCCGGATCCGCCGGCGGGACCCGGCTTACTGGCGCACGAAGGCCGTGGCCCACGAGCGCAAGGGCTTGCTGCAGGATGCTCTCGACGCCTGTATCGAGGGGGAGCGTGCCGCCGCCGCGGCGCCTCTCGAGCTCGCCCGCTCGCTCGCCGCCTCGGCCGACATCCTGCGCCGCCTGGGGCGATTCGCCGAGGCCATCGACCGCGGCGAGCGGGCCAGGACGCTCTTCGGGGGTTTCGAGACGCCCGCGGAGGCGGCCGTGGTGCACGGAGTGATCGGCCTGTGCCATCACCGGCTGGGCGACTGGGAGCGGGCGCTGTCGTGCCACAACGAGGCGCTGCGCCTGCGCGAGCGGGTCGGGGACCAGGAAGGCACGGCCAACAGCCTCAACAACATCGGGATGATCGAAGCGTCTCTCGGCCGTCTGGGCGAAGCCGAGGCGGATTATGGCCGCGCATTTCAGATCTTCTGCAAGATCGGCAACCGGCCCGGCGCCACCATGGCCCTCAACAACCTGGGAGACGTGCACTTGAAGCAGGGGGACGTCGACCGCGCCGAGAAGTGCCTGCTGGAGGCCAAGGCCTTGGCGGACGAGATGAACTTCGTCACCGAGCAGATCACCACCAGCGCGAACCTGGCCGAGGTCTACACGAAGCGCGGCGATACCCAGGCGGCGATCAAGCTGCTCGAGGGCTGCGCCGGTCTGGCGGTGCGAATCGGCCAGCGCGAGTTCCTGCCCGACCTGCACGCCGGCCGGGCGCAGGCGTACCTGGCGGGCGGCGACCTGCGATCCGCCCGCCGGGCATTCCAGGAGGCCGGGGATGCGGCGCGATCGCTGGCGAACTTCGCCATGGCGGCGCGACTTGAAGACTCCCTCCGCGATCTCGAGCGGCGCCTGGCCCGGGGCGATTGA
- a CDS encoding IPT/TIG domain-containing protein, with protein sequence MRIKITLIVALLAGGCNVALNPTSVPRRTPTPSPAGTALPGDPNAANLPASASVTPEASGSPTASASPSSTVSPAASGSPAPTPTPTDPPIATDKIPAGAFYGVVLDPEGRPAEGVTVTAYKDGANPLVESPVAGSASSGADGIFLMFPSATGTFNLEAVRSASSKAWKGRVAYPASGSAVPAGALRLGPVATIRGKVIAPDAPTISLAGIDVYVPGSKYTAGTDNLGAFAIPGLAAGMFDIAAAKAGAGEARTADVQVIPGVDVTAPDLRLGVKSPRVTSLTPTNGGPGVEITIAGDYFGASASESFEVKFNSVKAASPTRVNDRTIKVNVPSGVGSGNVTVVVNGITSDGLFFPILGALAFNPGDVDLLVGKTVTQVLTATDTRGLAIPNPAVTWSLAGNGATLGGSDLGKRDVTATAASDTTVKVTSGSVSKTATIRGFKILQVSLSSTSIKINGLPADGSPPDPGFVTSATIAATVTASDRAGRTVVWSSSNPNLVSVSNGIVAAKPTATGGLATITAKSADDDTKLATASVEVTAAGELNVGIR encoded by the coding sequence TTGCGAATCAAGATCACGTTGATCGTCGCCCTGCTTGCGGGCGGCTGTAACGTGGCGCTCAATCCCACGAGCGTGCCGCGGCGGACTCCCACGCCATCACCCGCGGGCACGGCGCTCCCCGGCGACCCCAACGCGGCGAACCTGCCCGCGAGCGCTTCGGTGACCCCCGAGGCGAGCGGCAGTCCCACGGCCTCGGCGTCGCCGAGCAGCACCGTGTCGCCCGCCGCTTCCGGCTCTCCCGCCCCGACGCCCACGCCGACCGATCCGCCGATTGCCACCGACAAGATCCCGGCCGGCGCGTTCTACGGCGTGGTCCTCGACCCGGAGGGCCGTCCGGCGGAAGGCGTCACGGTGACGGCTTACAAGGACGGCGCCAATCCGCTCGTGGAGTCGCCGGTCGCGGGTAGCGCCAGCTCGGGCGCCGACGGGATCTTCCTCATGTTCCCCTCGGCGACCGGCACCTTCAACCTGGAAGCGGTGCGGTCGGCCTCGAGCAAGGCGTGGAAGGGCAGGGTCGCCTATCCCGCGTCGGGGTCGGCGGTGCCGGCCGGCGCCCTGCGCCTGGGGCCGGTGGCCACGATCCGGGGCAAGGTCATCGCCCCCGACGCCCCCACCATCTCCCTTGCCGGTATCGACGTGTACGTCCCGGGTTCGAAGTACACCGCGGGGACCGACAACCTGGGGGCCTTCGCCATACCGGGCCTCGCGGCGGGCATGTTCGACATCGCGGCCGCCAAGGCCGGGGCCGGGGAGGCCCGCACGGCCGACGTGCAGGTGATCCCCGGCGTGGACGTGACCGCCCCCGACCTGCGCCTGGGCGTCAAGTCGCCGCGCGTCACGTCGTTGACTCCGACCAACGGCGGCCCGGGCGTCGAGATCACCATCGCGGGGGATTATTTCGGCGCGTCGGCCAGCGAGAGCTTCGAGGTGAAGTTCAACAGCGTCAAGGCCGCCTCGCCGACGCGCGTCAACGACCGCACGATCAAGGTCAACGTCCCGTCGGGCGTGGGATCGGGCAACGTCACCGTCGTGGTCAACGGCATCACGAGCGACGGGTTGTTCTTCCCCATCCTCGGCGCCCTCGCCTTCAACCCGGGCGACGTGGATCTGCTCGTGGGCAAGACCGTGACCCAGGTCCTGACCGCCACCGACACCCGCGGCCTGGCCATCCCGAACCCGGCGGTGACCTGGTCGCTGGCGGGCAATGGCGCGACCCTGGGCGGGAGCGACCTTGGCAAGCGCGACGTCACGGCCACCGCGGCCAGCGACACCACGGTGAAGGTCACCTCCGGCTCCGTATCGAAGACCGCCACGATTCGCGGCTTCAAGATCCTGCAGGTGAGCCTGTCGTCCACGTCGATCAAGATCAACGGCCTGCCGGCCGACGGTTCCCCGCCCGATCCCGGTTTCGTCACCTCGGCGACGATTGCCGCCACCGTCACCGCTTCCGATCGCGCCGGCCGCACGGTGGTGTGGTCGTCCAGCAACCCCAACCTGGTGAGCGTCTCGAATGGCATCGTGGCGGCCAAGCCGACGGCAACCGGCGGCCTGGCCACCATCACGGCGAAATCCGCCGACGACGACACCAAGCTCGCCACGGCGTCGGTGGAGGTCACCGCGGCCGGCGAGCTGAACGTGGGGATCCGCTGA
- a CDS encoding IPT/TIG domain-containing protein has product MGRVAFSAHRGAWLILVSLLVALAAACAERQAAQVRLAADAVATAGSRWLKPQVASPTGTGTLNLTIYWPVRNPRTFRPATIPDTTQTIVLQTKQGETQLREDVIARPAGAATSSISFSLPAGNNYALVARAYRETAPLPAGAQPIAQGGAVGLNILASKRTKADIDLVPASVPGITGLDVNAASPGQTITLTGQNLGMIGGATPSVYFGSIASPRVTPLDATSLRAQVPSGATICKLFVWNDGVPSVSNVRFYALAGIALAAPREPWDATAAEYRLVKFGAGLKVQATPDWLLASGEIIEAYQPLPGVVWASSNPLGGSVDETGQFTASRANVATDVTATIGATVGKLRVTPVGVHKVVLDRTGITLNAPPAGQAPESKFTTAATVGATVETSYPFNGGVTWQSSDEGLATVSVDGTVRALAGAQKGTAVFTARAVDDPAIAATGSVTITVFGDLDLGVD; this is encoded by the coding sequence ATGGGCCGCGTCGCATTCTCGGCGCACCGGGGCGCTTGGCTGATCCTGGTGAGTCTGCTGGTGGCGCTCGCGGCCGCATGCGCGGAGCGGCAGGCCGCCCAGGTGCGCCTGGCGGCCGACGCCGTGGCGACCGCCGGCAGTCGCTGGCTCAAGCCCCAGGTGGCCAGCCCGACGGGGACCGGCACGCTGAACCTGACGATCTACTGGCCTGTTCGCAATCCGCGGACGTTCCGGCCGGCCACCATCCCGGACACGACGCAGACCATCGTGCTCCAGACGAAGCAGGGCGAGACCCAGTTGCGGGAGGACGTGATCGCCAGGCCGGCCGGCGCGGCGACCTCGTCCATCAGCTTCTCACTCCCGGCGGGCAACAACTACGCACTGGTGGCCAGGGCCTACCGCGAGACGGCGCCCCTGCCCGCCGGCGCCCAGCCGATCGCCCAGGGCGGCGCCGTCGGCCTCAACATCCTGGCCAGCAAACGCACGAAGGCCGACATCGACCTGGTCCCCGCCAGCGTCCCCGGCATCACGGGCCTCGACGTCAACGCCGCATCCCCCGGCCAGACCATCACCTTGACGGGCCAGAACCTCGGCATGATCGGCGGCGCGACGCCGAGCGTGTACTTCGGCAGCATCGCGTCGCCTCGCGTGACGCCGCTCGACGCGACCTCGCTGCGCGCCCAGGTGCCGAGCGGCGCCACCATCTGCAAGCTATTCGTCTGGAACGACGGCGTGCCCAGCGTCTCCAACGTCCGCTTCTACGCGCTAGCCGGCATCGCCCTGGCGGCGCCCCGCGAGCCATGGGATGCGACGGCCGCCGAGTACCGCCTGGTCAAGTTCGGCGCGGGTCTCAAGGTGCAGGCCACTCCCGATTGGCTGCTGGCGAGCGGCGAGATCATCGAGGCATACCAGCCGCTTCCGGGCGTCGTGTGGGCGAGTTCCAACCCCCTGGGCGGCTCGGTCGACGAGACCGGGCAATTCACGGCCAGCCGCGCCAACGTCGCCACCGACGTGACGGCCACCATCGGCGCGACGGTCGGCAAGTTGCGGGTGACGCCGGTCGGCGTGCACAAGGTGGTCCTGGACAGGACCGGCATCACGCTGAATGCGCCGCCCGCCGGCCAGGCGCCCGAATCCAAGTTCACGACCGCGGCCACCGTGGGAGCCACTGTCGAGACGTCCTATCCCTTCAACGGCGGCGTGACGTGGCAATCCTCGGACGAGGGCCTGGCGACCGTCTCGGTGGACGGCACGGTCCGCGCGCTGGCCGGAGCGCAAAAGGGCACGGCCGTCTTCACGGCGCGGGCGGTGGACGATCCGGCCATCGCCGCGACCGGCAGCGTGACGATCACCGTCTTCGGCGACCTCGACCTGGGGGTCGACTAG
- a CDS encoding response regulator transcription factor, whose protein sequence is MSAKILVVDDEPSIVKSIQYSLEKEGYTVATAHDGQQAVEVARREKPQLVILDVMLPSLDGYEVCRQIRQEMPVPIIMLTAKGEEIDKVVGLEIGADEYVTKPFSLRELLARIKALLRLVSRYQEAKAAQPDKIEIGDLVIDLTRHEVTLGGKVLNLTLKEYELLKLMALNANKVLSREFLIEQVWGYDFTGEGRTVDVHVHWLREKIEKDPNNPMRIQTVRGVGYRFERRTRAGAT, encoded by the coding sequence ATGTCCGCCAAGATCCTGGTAGTCGACGACGAGCCCTCGATCGTGAAGTCCATCCAGTACTCGCTGGAAAAGGAAGGCTATACCGTGGCCACGGCGCATGACGGCCAGCAGGCCGTCGAGGTGGCGCGGCGCGAGAAGCCGCAGCTGGTCATCCTCGACGTCATGCTTCCGAGCCTCGATGGCTACGAGGTCTGCCGCCAGATCCGCCAGGAAATGCCCGTGCCCATCATCATGCTCACGGCCAAGGGCGAGGAGATCGACAAGGTCGTGGGCCTGGAAATCGGCGCCGACGAGTACGTCACCAAGCCCTTCTCCCTGCGCGAGCTGCTCGCGCGCATCAAAGCCCTGCTGCGCCTGGTTTCGCGCTACCAGGAGGCCAAGGCCGCGCAGCCCGACAAGATCGAGATCGGCGACCTGGTCATCGACCTCACGCGGCATGAAGTCACGCTGGGCGGCAAGGTCCTCAATCTCACGCTCAAGGAGTACGAGCTCCTCAAGCTCATGGCGCTAAACGCCAACAAGGTCCTGAGCCGCGAGTTCCTCATCGAGCAGGTCTGGGGCTACGACTTCACGGGAGAAGGCCGCACGGTCGACGTCCACGTCCACTGGCTGCGGGAAAAGATCGAGAAGGACCCCAACAACCCGATGCGCATCCAGACGGTACGCGGCGTCGGGTACCGGTTCGAGCGCCGCACCCGGGCCGGAGCCACGTAA
- a CDS encoding type II toxin-antitoxin system VapC family toxin: protein MLVLDTCALIFDALAPERPGARAREAIETRDGLFIADITLWEVAMLAAKNRLRLRVPAAEFLAKALAGRPIKVVAISPAIAEIATTNPGFKDFDPADRLIGATALAGGADLATCDGPLSALPGLSIAW, encoded by the coding sequence ATGCTGGTCCTTGACACCTGCGCCTTGATCTTCGACGCCCTGGCGCCGGAGCGGCCAGGGGCCCGCGCCAGGGAGGCGATCGAGACGCGGGACGGCCTGTTCATCGCGGACATCACCCTGTGGGAAGTCGCCATGCTTGCTGCCAAGAACCGGCTGCGCCTGCGGGTCCCGGCGGCCGAGTTCCTGGCCAAGGCTCTGGCGGGCCGGCCAATCAAGGTGGTCGCGATCTCCCCGGCGATTGCCGAGATCGCGACCACCAACCCGGGATTCAAGGATTTCGACCCGGCCGATCGCCTGATCGGGGCGACGGCCCTGGCTGGCGGAGCCGACCTGGCGACATGCGACGGGCCACTCTCGGCTTTGCCCGGTCTGTCGATCGCCTGGTGA
- a CDS encoding PD40 domain-containing protein, with amino-acid sequence MVRLATFFVAAMATCLPLAAVPPRALAAEAATSPATSPRTKTWTVIETKHFLVHYHDGGERTARRVAEAAEEVLPGIARDFGVEVTDRIPVILDRGVFFNGQAEPIKDRIYLDPVLASSSVIGTKRFIAHELAHVITFLALAKDGTLSKLSNLSGLPTWFLEGIAQYEGEYWTSSNDRMLRLHTLGDSLLTKSERENFSLLGSEYGAAGYNEGYSLTRYIFDTFGRDKIAKVFKLLRDGQEASLARALLRVTGQSLEAIQAAWADELRERYHHQTLNLKGEVPGSRAVVPSERGEANTAPRLSPDGKRLAYLSSRHQDSYLYLRGHVMGFLSLTVADPDGRNAVPIPVGKSRTANFAWSPDGKQLVLAVSAPDEAGEPAFNLFVCDADGKNSRQLTKLPLATDPAWRPGGSEIAFVAAADGKARLSAVDARTGNVRDYPVDLGDRQLAHLAWSPDGKRLVASSYLPGEGGKLVLIDPAAGTMDALTDGSDRNADVEPAWSPDGRSIVFSSNRDGMENLYRLSLADHKLARLTEIYTGASRPAISPDGKTLYWSNYRSTGSEIRQTALPAGRAAAHSRPQGALPRTLPRIQVAAASGSLAAPWAEHPYEPRMTNDIILPQVTSDERGQQLGVMALYSDILDKQSLGLDVRFGLMSQRFSYSASYVNRMLDNPWGVTLFDAPTVGIPDKVDAADLSGSLYWERQRGLAARTQLGQFTLGTTFSYLSALTQPKPGVGRVREGRLNTLSLGWAERRAAPTFDADINPSDGYAVGAEYSIADRLVGSEFSFSTLRLGYERFIPVFPDWRHNLTLGFSVGLANGDAPPFFLGGSVGGGPLTPLRGYFAGEDLGDRMAYFGAEYAFPIQPHIDWQLGPIYVDKLYGALFAETADTWRRGESASFLSSAGGEVRLRVALAGRQVVVLRLGMAHPFNSRYGMDWLPYLAF; translated from the coding sequence TTGGTCCGCCTAGCCACCTTCTTCGTCGCCGCCATGGCCACATGCCTGCCGCTTGCGGCCGTGCCCCCGCGCGCGCTCGCCGCCGAGGCGGCCACGTCGCCGGCCACGTCGCCCAGGACCAAGACCTGGACGGTCATCGAGACCAAGCACTTCCTGGTCCACTACCACGATGGTGGCGAACGCACGGCGCGGCGCGTCGCCGAGGCGGCCGAGGAAGTCCTGCCGGGCATCGCTCGCGACTTCGGGGTCGAGGTGACCGACAGGATCCCGGTGATCCTGGATCGCGGCGTGTTCTTCAACGGCCAGGCCGAGCCGATCAAGGATCGCATCTACCTCGATCCCGTCCTGGCCTCGAGCAGCGTGATCGGCACGAAGCGCTTCATCGCCCACGAACTGGCGCACGTCATCACCTTCCTGGCCCTGGCCAAGGACGGCACGCTGTCGAAGCTCTCCAACCTCTCGGGCCTGCCCACCTGGTTCCTCGAGGGCATCGCCCAGTACGAGGGCGAGTACTGGACCTCGTCGAACGACCGCATGCTGCGCCTCCACACCCTGGGCGACAGCCTGCTGACCAAGTCCGAGCGCGAGAATTTCAGCCTGCTGGGCAGCGAGTACGGCGCCGCCGGCTACAACGAAGGCTACTCGCTCACCCGCTACATTTTCGACACCTTCGGGCGGGACAAGATCGCCAAGGTCTTCAAGCTCCTGCGCGACGGCCAGGAGGCGAGTCTGGCCCGGGCACTCCTGCGCGTGACCGGCCAGAGCCTGGAGGCCATCCAGGCGGCCTGGGCCGACGAACTGCGCGAGCGCTACCACCACCAGACGCTCAACCTGAAGGGCGAGGTGCCCGGCAGCCGCGCGGTCGTGCCCTCCGAACGCGGGGAGGCCAACACCGCTCCCCGGCTCTCCCCGGACGGCAAGCGGCTGGCTTACCTGTCCAGCCGCCACCAGGATTCCTACCTCTACCTGCGCGGGCACGTGATGGGCTTCCTGTCCCTGACCGTGGCCGATCCGGACGGCAGGAACGCCGTGCCCATACCGGTCGGCAAGAGCCGCACCGCGAATTTCGCCTGGAGCCCGGACGGCAAGCAACTGGTCCTGGCGGTGTCGGCGCCCGACGAGGCCGGCGAACCCGCGTTCAACCTGTTCGTCTGCGACGCGGACGGCAAGAACTCCAGGCAATTGACGAAACTGCCGCTCGCCACCGACCCCGCATGGCGGCCCGGCGGCTCGGAAATCGCCTTCGTGGCTGCCGCCGATGGCAAGGCCCGCCTGTCGGCGGTCGACGCCAGGACCGGCAACGTCCGGGACTACCCCGTCGATCTGGGCGACCGCCAGCTCGCCCACCTGGCCTGGTCGCCGGACGGCAAGCGCCTGGTGGCCTCGTCCTACCTGCCCGGCGAGGGCGGGAAACTGGTCCTGATCGATCCCGCGGCCGGAACCATGGACGCCCTGACCGACGGCAGCGACCGCAACGCCGACGTGGAACCCGCCTGGTCGCCCGACGGCCGGAGCATCGTGTTTTCGTCCAACCGCGACGGCATGGAGAACCTCTATCGGCTGTCGCTGGCGGATCACAAGCTCGCGCGCCTGACAGAGATCTACACGGGGGCGTCGCGGCCGGCGATCTCGCCCGACGGCAAGACGCTCTACTGGTCCAACTACCGCTCCACGGGATCGGAGATCCGGCAGACCGCCCTGCCGGCCGGGCGGGCCGCGGCGCACTCGAGGCCGCAAGGCGCCCTGCCCAGGACCCTGCCCCGGATCCAGGTGGCCGCCGCAAGCGGCAGCCTCGCGGCGCCCTGGGCGGAGCATCCCTACGAGCCCCGCATGACCAACGACATCATCCTGCCGCAGGTCACCAGCGACGAACGTGGGCAACAACTCGGCGTGATGGCGCTCTACAGCGACATCCTCGACAAGCAGAGCCTGGGCCTCGACGTGCGCTTCGGTCTCATGAGCCAACGCTTCTCGTACTCCGCCAGCTACGTCAACCGGATGCTGGACAATCCCTGGGGCGTCACGCTGTTCGACGCGCCCACGGTGGGAATCCCCGACAAGGTGGACGCGGCGGACCTGTCCGGGAGCCTCTACTGGGAACGGCAGCGCGGGCTGGCCGCCAGGACGCAGCTTGGCCAGTTCACGCTCGGCACCACATTTTCGTACCTGTCGGCGCTCACCCAGCCCAAGCCCGGTGTCGGGCGCGTCCGGGAAGGCCGCCTCAACACGCTCTCGCTCGGCTGGGCGGAACGGCGGGCCGCGCCCACCTTCGACGCCGACATCAACCCGTCGGACGGCTACGCCGTCGGCGCGGAGTACTCCATCGCGGATCGCCTGGTGGGCAGCGAGTTCAGCTTCAGCACGCTGCGCCTGGGCTACGAGCGCTTCATCCCGGTCTTCCCCGACTGGCGCCACAACCTCACGCTGGGCTTCTCGGTGGGCCTGGCCAACGGCGACGCGCCGCCCTTCTTTCTGGGCGGATCGGTCGGCGGCGGACCGCTCACCCCGCTCCGCGGGTACTTCGCGGGTGAGGATCTCGGGGATCGCATGGCCTACTTCGGCGCCGAGTACGCCTTCCCCATCCAGCCGCACATCGACTGGCAACTCGGGCCCATCTACGTCGACAAGCTGTACGGGGCGCTCTTCGCGGAGACGGCCGACACCTGGCGGCGGGGCGAGAGCGCGTCCTTCCTGTCCAGCGCGGGCGGGGAGGTCAGGCTCCGGGTAGCGCTGGCGGGCCGCCAGGTCGTCGTCCTGCGGCTAGGCATGGCGCACCCCTTCAACTCGCGGTACGGGATGGACTGGCTGCCCTACCTGGCATTCTGA